The proteins below are encoded in one region of uncultured Eubacteriales bacterium:
- the sufS gene encoding selenocysteine lyase, PLP-dependent (Evidence 2a : Function of homologous gene experimentally demonstrated in an other organism; PubMedId : 10322040, 10329673, 10684605, 10739946, 10829016, 12089140, 14644425; Product type e : enzyme): MLNRTADFPALSVPENGKRLVYLDNAATTQRPTQVLEAVEHHYRFDNANPHRGVYELAARATQAHEEARQAVAEFLGADTEELVFTQNTTEALNLVAYSYGLEFLRPGDEIALSVAEHHSNLVPWQRVAKATGARLVYLYPGPDGRLTEEELARKITPSTKIVAVGQVSNVLGLEAPVGAIVQRAHAVGAVVVLDCAQSVAHMPVDVKALDVDFAACSAHKLYAPMGVGALYGKRALLEQMPPFLSGGDMIGSVHEQSVTYAEVPRKFEAGTRNVGGEVGFAAAVRYLQSIGWADLMAHEQALMSRALEGLARLPHVTVYGDPSPVGRRGVISFNVDGVHPHDVATILDADGVTVRAGHHCAQPLMDFLGIHSCCRASFALYNSPEDVDIFLYSLNNVRRQMGLGT, translated from the coding sequence ATGCTTAACCGAACCGCCGACTTCCCGGCGCTGTCCGTCCCGGAAAACGGCAAACGGCTGGTATACCTCGACAACGCCGCCACCACCCAGCGCCCCACCCAGGTGCTGGAGGCGGTGGAGCACCACTACCGCTTTGATAACGCGAACCCCCACCGGGGGGTGTATGAGCTGGCCGCCCGGGCCACCCAAGCCCACGAGGAGGCCCGGCAGGCCGTGGCCGAATTTTTAGGCGCGGATACCGAGGAGCTTGTCTTCACGCAGAACACTACCGAGGCCCTCAATCTGGTGGCGTATAGCTATGGACTGGAGTTTCTCCGGCCGGGGGACGAGATCGCCCTCTCGGTCGCGGAGCACCACAGTAACTTAGTCCCCTGGCAGCGGGTGGCGAAGGCGACCGGCGCAAGGCTTGTGTACCTATACCCCGGCCCGGACGGGCGGCTGACCGAGGAGGAGCTTGCGCGGAAAATTACGCCGAGCACTAAAATCGTTGCCGTGGGCCAAGTTTCCAACGTACTGGGGCTGGAGGCCCCGGTGGGGGCAATCGTGCAGCGGGCCCACGCGGTGGGCGCCGTGGTGGTGCTGGACTGCGCTCAGAGTGTGGCCCATATGCCGGTAGACGTGAAGGCCCTGGACGTGGATTTCGCCGCATGCAGCGCCCACAAGCTTTATGCCCCCATGGGCGTGGGGGCCCTCTACGGCAAGAGAGCGCTGCTGGAACAGATGCCCCCCTTCCTGAGCGGCGGGGACATGATCGGCAGCGTCCATGAGCAATCCGTCACCTACGCCGAGGTCCCTCGCAAATTCGAGGCCGGCACCCGCAATGTGGGCGGTGAGGTGGGCTTTGCCGCCGCAGTGCGCTACCTCCAGTCTATCGGCTGGGCCGACCTCATGGCTCACGAGCAGGCCCTTATGTCCCGGGCTTTGGAGGGTCTTGCCCGCCTACCCCACGTCACCGTATACGGCGATCCCTCCCCTGTTGGGCGGCGGGGCGTGATCTCCTTCAACGTGGACGGGGTCCACCCCCACGATGTGGCTACCATTCTGGACGCCGATGGCGTGACCGTTCGGGCGGGACATCACTGTGCCCAGCCCTTGATGGATTTTTTGGGCATCCACTCCTGCTGCCGGGCCAGCTTCGCCCTCTATAACAGCCCTGAGGATGTGGACATTTTCCTGTATAGCCTAAACAATGTAAGGAGACAGATGGGCCTTGGAACTTAA
- a CDS encoding ABC-type transport system involved in Fe-S cluster assembly, permease component, protein MNEKLNLLPVSTWSWTGVNWAGDAAALPAPPAGGWGEANTTLTPLPVGVSRTGVLPVPCAGIESGMGAAMDSFAAEHANTTCFLTVEGHAEIPVFLAHTLDGVHPAAVAHQAIYARAGSELTVVEICRAEAGVDGFCAALTQIYAEAGAQVRLVQVQLLGGESRRWSAVGIKAETGAKVELVRAELGGGLTACGSRALLTGDNSEYDLDTIYFGDKDRVLDFNDVVEHLGRETVSELHSAGVLADRSDKILRGTIDFRRGAVHAVGHESEDVLLFSPTVRNRTAPLILCGEEQVEGQHAATVGRLDEGKLYYLGSRGLSPTQAKRLMVEARFAPALGKLPDETLRDEIMTYLGRRLDAHA, encoded by the coding sequence ATGAACGAAAAACTGAACCTCCTGCCCGTATCCACCTGGAGCTGGACGGGAGTCAACTGGGCGGGAGACGCGGCCGCTCTGCCCGCGCCCCCCGCCGGCGGCTGGGGCGAGGCAAACACGACCCTCACCCCCCTGCCCGTCGGCGTGAGTCGGACAGGGGTCCTGCCCGTGCCCTGCGCCGGCATCGAAAGCGGCATGGGCGCGGCGATGGACTCCTTTGCGGCGGAACACGCCAACACCACCTGCTTTCTGACCGTTGAGGGACACGCCGAGATCCCCGTCTTCCTTGCCCATACTCTGGACGGCGTACATCCCGCCGCCGTGGCCCACCAGGCGATTTATGCCCGGGCGGGCAGCGAGCTTACCGTGGTTGAGATCTGCCGGGCGGAGGCGGGGGTGGACGGTTTCTGTGCCGCCCTGACTCAAATTTACGCCGAGGCAGGCGCTCAAGTCCGCCTGGTCCAGGTCCAGCTTTTGGGCGGCGAAAGCCGCCGCTGGAGCGCCGTGGGCATCAAGGCAGAGACGGGCGCGAAGGTGGAGCTTGTACGGGCCGAGTTGGGCGGGGGCCTGACCGCCTGCGGCTCCCGGGCCCTTTTGACCGGGGATAACAGCGAGTACGACCTGGACACGATCTACTTTGGAGATAAAGACCGGGTGCTGGACTTCAACGACGTGGTGGAGCACCTGGGACGGGAGACCGTCAGCGAGCTCCACTCCGCCGGCGTTCTGGCGGACCGGAGCGACAAGATTCTACGGGGCACCATCGACTTCCGCAGGGGTGCAGTCCACGCCGTGGGCCACGAGAGCGAGGACGTGCTGCTCTTCAGCCCTACCGTGCGCAACCGCACCGCCCCCCTTATCCTCTGCGGAGAGGAGCAGGTGGAGGGCCAGCACGCCGCCACAGTAGGACGGCTGGACGAGGGCAAGCTGTACTACTTGGGCTCCCGCGGCCTCTCCCCCACCCAGGCAAAGCGCCTGATGGTGGAGGCCCGGTTTGCCCCTGCCCTCGGTAAGCTCCCGGACGAGACCCTCCGGGATGAGATCATGACCTATCTTGGAAGGAGACTGGACGCCCATGCTTAA
- the sufB gene encoding FeS cluster assembly protein SufB has protein sequence MKPVEEKTRIDEMDRSIYDVKDAVNSSFEVSSGLTTKIVEQISEEKHDPEWMRIFRLKALETYQHMPLPAWGPPLDGLDIGNIVTYVRPDTPMRGKWSDVPEDIKNTFERLGIPQAERASLAGVGAQYDSEVVYHNVRAEVAAQGVVYTDLESALTGEHAELVRKHFMKLVPPSDHKFAALHGAVWSGGSFVYVPPGVSVEIPLQSYFRLNAPGAGQFEHTLIIVDKGAYLHFIEGCSAPKYNVANLHAGCVEIFVGEDARVRYSTIENWSKNMYNLNTKRAKVAKGGTIEWVSGSFGSHTSYLYPMSILQGEGARMEFTGITFAGSEQNLDTGAKVLHAAPHTSSHITTKSISRDGGISTFRSAVTVAPEAVGSKSAVACESLMLDARSRSDTIPVMDIRCDEVDVGHEAKIGRISESAIFYLMSRGLSEDDARALIVGGFAEPIAKELPLEYAVEMNNLIHLEMKGSIG, from the coding sequence ATGAAGCCCGTTGAGGAAAAAACCCGGATTGACGAGATGGACCGCAGCATCTACGACGTAAAGGACGCGGTGAACTCCTCCTTTGAGGTGAGCTCCGGCCTGACGACGAAGATCGTAGAGCAGATTTCAGAAGAGAAACACGACCCGGAGTGGATGCGCATTTTCCGTCTGAAGGCCCTGGAGACGTACCAGCACATGCCCCTTCCCGCCTGGGGCCCTCCGCTGGATGGGCTGGATATTGGCAACATCGTCACCTATGTCCGGCCGGACACCCCCATGCGGGGCAAGTGGTCCGACGTGCCGGAGGACATTAAGAACACCTTTGAGCGCCTGGGCATTCCCCAGGCCGAGCGGGCCTCTCTGGCCGGGGTGGGCGCGCAGTACGACTCGGAGGTGGTATACCACAACGTCCGGGCCGAGGTTGCCGCCCAGGGCGTGGTATATACCGACCTGGAGAGTGCACTGACGGGGGAGCACGCAGAGCTTGTTCGCAAGCATTTTATGAAGCTGGTGCCCCCATCCGACCACAAGTTCGCCGCCCTCCACGGGGCGGTGTGGTCGGGCGGCTCTTTTGTGTATGTGCCACCCGGCGTGTCGGTGGAGATTCCCCTCCAATCCTACTTCCGGCTCAACGCGCCGGGAGCTGGCCAGTTTGAGCACACCTTGATCATCGTGGACAAGGGGGCCTACCTCCACTTCATCGAGGGCTGCTCCGCCCCTAAGTACAACGTGGCAAACCTCCATGCGGGCTGCGTGGAGATTTTTGTGGGGGAGGACGCCAGAGTGCGCTACTCCACCATCGAAAATTGGTCCAAGAACATGTATAACCTAAACACCAAGCGAGCGAAGGTGGCAAAGGGCGGCACCATAGAGTGGGTGTCCGGCTCCTTCGGCTCCCACACCTCCTACCTCTACCCCATGAGCATCCTCCAGGGCGAGGGGGCACGGATGGAGTTCACCGGCATCACCTTCGCGGGGAGCGAGCAAAACCTGGACACCGGAGCCAAGGTGCTCCACGCCGCGCCCCACACCAGCTCCCATATTACCACCAAGTCCATCTCCCGTGACGGGGGTATCTCCACCTTCCGCAGCGCGGTCACCGTGGCCCCGGAGGCCGTGGGGAGCAAGTCCGCCGTGGCCTGCGAGTCGTTGATGCTGGATGCCCGCTCCCGGTCCGACACCATCCCGGTGATGGACATCCGGTGCGACGAGGTTGACGTGGGCCACGAGGCTAAGATCGGCCGCATCAGCGAGTCGGCTATCTTCTACCTCATGAGCCGGGGCCTCTCCGAGGACGACGCCCGGGCCCTCATCGTGGGCGGCTTTGCCGAGCCCATCGCCAAGGAGCTGCCGCTTGAATATGCGGTGGAGATGAACAACCTGATCCATCTTGAAATGAAAGGCAGCATCGGCTGA
- the sufC gene encoding component of SufBCD complex, ATP-binding component of ABC superfamily (Evidence 2a : Function of homologous gene experimentally demonstrated in an other organism; PubMedId : 10322040, 12089140; Product type t : transporter): protein MSSPLLEIRDLQVAVEDKVILDGVDLTIRKGEIHVLMGPNGAGKSTLASAVMGDPRYEIRRGSILLEGRDITMEKADVRARLGVFLSFQSPEEIPGVTLESFLRTAQGAVSGKSAKVLPFRRELRAQMDALGMDSAYADRYLNVGFSGGEKKKAEILQLMMLRPKLALLDETDSGLDVDAVKTVSQGMRAYHDGTNALLIITHNAKILEGLDVDYVHVLEGSRIARTGDGALVREITEGGFGSLETEAERHEAR from the coding sequence ATGAGCAGTCCGCTGCTTGAAATTAGAGATCTACAAGTCGCCGTGGAGGACAAGGTCATTCTGGACGGCGTGGATCTGACCATTCGCAAGGGCGAGATCCACGTGCTGATGGGGCCCAACGGGGCGGGCAAGTCCACGCTGGCCTCTGCCGTCATGGGGGACCCGCGGTATGAGATCCGCCGGGGCAGCATCCTGCTGGAGGGCAGGGACATCACAATGGAAAAGGCCGACGTGCGGGCGCGGCTGGGTGTCTTCCTCTCCTTCCAGTCGCCGGAGGAGATCCCCGGCGTCACGCTGGAGAGCTTTCTCCGTACCGCCCAGGGCGCAGTAAGCGGTAAGAGCGCCAAGGTCCTGCCCTTCCGCCGGGAGCTGCGCGCTCAGATGGACGCTCTGGGCATGGACAGCGCCTACGCGGACCGGTATTTGAATGTGGGCTTTTCCGGCGGCGAGAAGAAGAAGGCGGAGATTTTGCAGCTCATGATGCTCCGCCCCAAGCTTGCCCTGCTGGACGAGACCGACTCCGGCCTGGACGTGGACGCGGTGAAGACGGTGTCCCAGGGGATGCGCGCCTATCACGACGGCACCAACGCCCTGCTCATCATTACCCACAACGCCAAGATTCTGGAGGGGCTGGACGTGGACTACGTCCACGTGCTGGAGGGCAGCCGTATCGCCCGAACAGGAGACGGCGCCCTGGTGCGGGAGATCACCGAGGGCGGCTTTGGCTCGCTGGAAACGGAGGCGGAGCGCCATGAAGCCCGTTGA